cacgcgcccccacgcacACCGGGGGTTGAAGGCGCGTGcactcacgcgcccccacgagCCCTAGAGGACACTGGTGCGTGTAGGCCACGCGCCCCACGCGCTTCAGATGCCTTGCTGCCGCGCGTGCATCTCTCGCGCTAGATGATCTGGaccgtccatttttcagatctttgttgggcttgatctaagccattcggaatCCGAtttcattccggactcatccgtacggtgggaatgttgagatttgcTATCGGTACATTCAATCTAATCCGTCCACATGttcagatcattttgggctagatctatgccagttggagttcaattgcgatgatcaaatagtggtgatAAATTATTTAGATCATTTCATACTCATCTGTATGGTGGGAGTGTTGAGAATCGCCATCAatactttcgatctgaaccgtccatagttacagatcattttgggctagatttaCGCCAATTGGAGTTCAATtgcaatgatcaaatagtgttgacaaactatttggatcattctggactcatccgtacggtgagaatgttgagattcgccatcggtacattcaaTCTGAACCTTGCataagttgcagatcattttgtgctagatctacgccagttggagttcaattgcgatgatcaaatagtgctgacaaactatttggatcattccggactcatctgtatagtgggaatgttgagattcgacATCGATagattcgatctgaaccgtccacaagttgcagatcattttgggctagatctacgctagttggagttcaattgcgatgatcaaatagtgctgacaaactatttggatcattccggactcatctgtacagtgggaatgttgagattcgccatcgatAGATTCTATCTGAACCGTCCACAAGTTGCAtatcattttggactagatcAATGCCAGTTAGAGTTCCATTACGATGATCAAATaatgctgacaaactatttagatcattccagactcatccgtacggtcggaatgttgagattcaccatcaatacttttgatctgaaccgtctgtagttgcagatcattttggactaTATTTACGCCAGTTGGattcaattgcgatgatcaaatagtgctgacaaactatttcgATCATTCTGGACTTATCCGTACGGtagaaatgttgagattcgccatcggtacattcgatctgaaccgtgcATAAGTTGCAGAttattttgggctagatctacgctagttggagttccattgcggtgatcaaatagtgttgacaaactatttggatcattctggactcatcccGTACaatgggaatgttgagattcattATCGGTAccttcgatctgaaccgtccacgtgttgcaaaTCATTTTGgcctagatctacgccagttggagttcaattgcgatgatcaattagtgttgacaaactatttggatcattccagactcatctgtatagtgaaaatattgaaattcGCCATTGGTACatttgatctgaaccgtccacgagttgcagatcattttgggctagatctacgccagttggagttcagttgcgatgatcaaatagtgttgacaaaTTATttagatcattccggactcatctgtacggtgggaatattgagattcaccatcggtacattcgatctgaactgtctacaagttgcagatcattttgggcttgatcaacgccagttggagttcaattacgatgatcaaatagtgctgacagactatttggatcattctggactcatccgtacggtggaaatgttgagattcaccatcggtattAATGATCTGGAACGTTCATACTTCAAAtaagttgtgggcttgatcgcagtCAGTTGGAGTTgtgatggactcatttgttttgggcttgatcgcagtCAGTTAGAGTCGTaatggactcatttgttttgggcttgatcgcaactagttggagtcgtgatggactcatttgttttggacttgatctcagccagttggagtcgtgatagACTCATTGATTTTGGGCCTAATCTCAGCCAGTAGGAGTCGTgccagactcattggttttggagCTTGAtatcagccagttggagtccagTGTTGCCGGACTCAGTTCGTTTGGGtttgatttaagccagttgggatcgtgaagtttgaggagcaaacttcagatcattggaTGATGTTGATTAACTTATTATATCAGTAGGTTTTTGCAGTCATAtaactcatggagcataatgttattaagaggagaaccgcaacggatctcattgtggcattttttaaaaagccaattgcaaataacaaaaTGCAGATAAAGAAACAGTTTAACTTTAGAAAAGGCAGAAGAGTAATTTtgcaaagaaaacaaagttgaagtttcttaatgtaagagatcttattcTAGATGAAGAGGTGCGCAGAAGAGGTTCTGGCAAGATCTAGAGTTATTGGTCTTGaatgttgattaagggcactgtatgtgatgaactaaagttatgcataactttagttagtcttctaacttgaagacatgatctataaaattgtataaattataaaggatcatgctagagatagaggcaagcatgttgagaaccagtctccaagttggagattggtgtgattgtaggattatggagcctagTTTGAAAGCTGCAAAGGCACCaggtagattgttcgctcgATTGTGGCTTGAGCAAAattcagtttgctcaaggtgtacatgagtgcggactcatggactcaagcgaaagaagaatcctagagagttgagattgtgcagtaaagcatttgtaaatctcctctaaagacaatcccttgcaagctccatggatgtagacgatgctgatgcatttgaaaatacatttggagaggcatctgaacatccatttgaagacgtacctgcagatgcatttgatagtGGAAATTTCTAATGGctaacaagcattccaatgagGGAATACAATCATTTGAAGGATGCAACCGTTTGTAACAtcctagtatggcacacttggatggagggggtgattgttgaaaaccccccaagtgtgaaagATCACTTGAGTATGCAGCCAGCAAAGCCACCCACCGTAAGTTTCTAgcagcaaatattgaccaaTATTTGTGCACCGAAAGAATCCTCCCTCTTGGTCAATAAGTGTGGGAGTTTGTCCCCCATGGCTCCTCCTATAAAATGAGGTTATTTGCTGAACATTAAAATCATTCTCACGGCGGTGAGTGATCAAGCAGAGGGTTGAGGGCGAAAATAGGTTCTGGGAAAACCCAGAAcagaggccatttgagagagatagagagttgtttatgagtgtttgtaaaattgtacaaacatattgaaaatattgattttctgCTTCAGGAGACGTAAGCAAGTTGtcaaaccacttaaatattgtttctctattgtcttgtgtgatttttagaCAGGTCGGAGTGCGCAACACTTTCCATATACCTCTGTCCAACCACCAACCtgccataataataataaatcaggAAATTATTATAAGAACACCATGCATTTGGCAACTCTACTCTTTagaaagtttgaattttgagatATGTTTTTAGAAGTTGACATGAACACTTTCATGACCTGCTTTCCTTCAAACCAAGCTCTGTAAGGTATAGTTGTTTCCAGTCCCAACTCCATTGCTAATCCATGCACGAGTGTCCGAGTCCCGGTAAAAGGGACAACTGAATCCTGATCTCCACTGTCAGATATTATCCAAATCACATTCATTATTGATAACCGGGACAAGCCTATGGAGTACGACAATAAGGAGCTCGAAATTCGATCGTTCAAGAGCTTATTAGAGATCGATGTAAACCAAGGCCCAGATGCCAGACATGACAAGGGATCCTACGACAGGAGTCGTAGGTTTCTCTCGGTCTCTCACATCATATTTTGGAACcctgaaataaaaaatagtagagCAGATCAGCATCTAAGAACTGATTGCAATAATGGGTTTAATGCATGTTATAATTAATTACTACGATTCTTAACAGATGTGCATGTTATTACTTGCTGCATAAAACCCATTTTGGGCCTCCATCGAGCCGGGCATGGAGAGCCTGCTGCACATCTTTCTTGTTCAAATACTTGTCTATATTTTCTTGAGCGCAGACATCTTCCTTGCTCTGCCTAACTAGCTGTAAGCAGAGggagaaatgaaaagaatgttTGAAATCGAAACAAGATCATATAAAAATGCAATCTTTTTGGGGAACTAATTCATTCACCTGGTGGCTGGAAGCATATGATAGTGAATGAAATGATGACAAAGTCTCAACTCTAGATTGTAGAGGATGATACAGAGTCTCCACTTGAGATTGACCAGATGACTGCTCACAAACATCACCAATGACATAGTATATATTGATTGACTGAGAAAGTTCTCTTGAAAGTTGGGTATCTACAACAGTACAGGCGGGAGAAAGAAAGCCGCCATTTATGGCCTCTCGCATCATCAGAGAACTGTTGCAATATTTACTGAGAAGGCTATAAACGGCATCAGATATCAAGCCATGAGACCAGTAATACTCGTTCGGCGCATTGAAATCAATGGCGAATTCCAGAAGAGGAGTCTCTATCTACAGTAGTGTTCGTTACAGAATAACAAAAATTTTCTCATTGTGAAAATCAAAGAATTAATTCGAGAAGTCATATTTCCATCATGTCTACTCACCGCGATCCCCTTCAATTTGAACTTCACATTGGACTGAACAATGAGATGTGCAAGTTGTGGAACATAATGACCTATTACCAACAACAACAGCGTTAGAttaatagaaatgatatttataatcttcGGAGGCGTAAATCTCACGTactgttttaaaaataaatagtaagtaAATTGGagatccatttaaaaaaattacttctttaaaaataaattccatttttttaaaaagaaaatatcggAACTTGAACACCTTTATCTAACCTTACTCTTCAATTATTCTCTCTCTTAGACATAGGCATATCAAAAGAGAATTATTTCAGTTTCGAAAACTAGGCATAGTGTGGCAACCCAGTCATCATACCGTATTGAATGATCCATTTTAATTCTCAACATCTTATCTACGACGTGCTCTCTATCGTACTTTTCTAATAGCAATTAATGCCCGCACGCACATGAACAATCATGCCGATGATAATGGATGGTCTTCATTAACAGGGacaaacaaaaactaaagggtAGAGATTTACCGGTATAGCTCTCTCCTGCGATAAAAAAATCTCTGTTTTGGTATTCTGGAAACTTGGCAAACCAGAGTTTCAGGAATAAGAGACTGTCTTGTGCTGAAGAAAAGCAGAACCAAGTGTCAGTTTCGAAATATCTATGCATGTCTAAGCTTGTTATTTGATAAACATCCTCTCGTAGCTTTAATTCTCATGTAAAATAGTCTAAAAGCTATCATGTCTGTATTCTGTTTTTGATAGATAATCTGTAAACATCAGAAACTGAAAGTATGTATGTGAACTGTATTATTCGACATGAAAAAGATCGAATAATGTCAGAACCAGACACTAAAACAACTTCAGTAGCTACAAATTTGACAAATTGGTAGATGATGCAAGAACATAAACCTGTTATCTCATCGTCCACATAGCTGTAAAATGATTTATTAGATGAGTAAGAAAAACCAACTCCAGCTGGTGACTCCAGGTACAGCATATTTGTTTCTGTTAAACAAATAAGAAGTACTTACAAAAGTGAGTAATTCTTTCttttagaagaaataaataaataaattcatccaATTAGAGTAAAACATGAAtctattatattttcacatGCTAAAAAGGACTGATGTGGATAAGACTTACTTTGCTTTGTCTAATCTTTCTTGGCATGCGATTCCCGCACATAGGCGTTGCGCGGCCCcctcggggggggggggggggggggggggggggggggtgcggGGCAGCGAGGGGGATGGAAGAAAGAAATTAAgcaagaaagaaggaaagaaatggCCATTGTAAAGACCTTTATTCCAGCTATACTCGTTCTCGACAAGATTATAACCACTTGGTCTAAAGGGTCCGTGCTCAATAAAAGCTCCAGTTCCAATAGATGAACAACCAGGCCCTacgaaagagagagaaaaatgcaaACTCATTCACCAAAGGGAGTGTATCttatatatttctaatttcATAAAACTTAGAAAGATCAGATTTTTGTATCAAAACATTTAGGAAATGAAAAAccacttagagagagagagagatgttccTTCAATGAGCTGGGCCTAGgtgatgaaagttaaaaagaaTCTAGGCTACTTCTATTTTGTTGCACCTCCGGCCTGtcaaaaaatcacacaagacaatatttaagtggttcagcaaattgcctacgtccactggagtctcttttatagaatttgtatgagatttacaaaaactctagaaatttctatctctctctcacatacTCTGTTTCTCTCGTGTTTCTCCCCCACTACCTTTTGCAaatgagctctctcctatttatagaagAGAGCAGCCTACCATCTTTGCATTAGGTGCAACATTTTATGACCTTGCTGCAGAGATAGTGGGTGGGTGATTTGGTGGCTGCAGTTGGTGCCTAATACAACAAAACACCAGACGGTGTATGTGCAGCAGCTATGCATTCgtacttgggttgattcaacaatcaccccctccacccaaatGTACCATATCAGGCTGCTTGCAAAttgattcattttttaaatgaatgcacatttttctttgacatgagagacttctgctatcgaatacgctccaatgcacccAAGGGTACTTAGCAGTgtacaatactgatcaagtccaaacagtgttggaacttgatccctgtgacgactttcgtcaacatatctgctggattatcttcagtgccaatcttctgaagtttgatgtcatcttcttctaatatttcacgtacaaacTGAAATCTGACatttatatgttttgttcgagagtgatacacttgattcttggctaaatgaattgcactctgactgtcacagtaaacggtaacctcttgctgcttaaaGCTCAAAtttgttaccaatccctgtaaccaaatagcttctttcacggcttctgttacagccatgtatttagcctcagttgatgataatGCAATTGTCGACTGCAAAGTTGGTCGCCAACTAACGCCATAGTgaatacatatccagttgttGATCAgcatttgtcaagatcacctgcatagtctgagtcaacatatccagttactagactattttcactcttctcgaacttcaaaccaacatctacggtcccCGCAATATACCGTataatccacttagccgcatgccaatgaacttTTCCAGGATTATGTATATAgagactaactaagctaacagcctgggagatatcaggtcgtatACACACCAtgacatacattaagcttccatcAACACTTGTTTATGGGACATTCCTCATTTAGTCATGCTCTTCATCGATTtcaggagactgcaatgcactgaacttgaaatatggggccatatgAGTATTCATCGGCTTCGTCTTTGAGTCTATATTgaagcgttgcagtattctcttcagatactgcttctgaaTAAGGTGAActatacctttcaccctatctctaaTGATTtccatccccagtattcttcgtgcttctcccagatctttcatttcaaactcatgacttaactgagtttttaagcgatctatctcccttgcttttacatgcaattaacatatcatctacatataaaagcaaataaatgaaagatccatttgtaagttttctgaaatatacacaatgatcgtattggcaacgagtgtatttcagatccatcataaagcggtcaaaccgcttataccattgccgaggtgactgttttaagccatagagagactttttcagactgcatacccaattttcttttccagcttctttgaatccttctagttgagacagataaatctcttcttccagatcaccatgtaagaaagttgTTTTCACATCAAgttgtgctaactcaagatcatattgtgtaaTCAAAGTTAGCAATATCCAAATGGATAAAtacttcacaacaggagagaatacttcactgtagtcaattccctttGTCTGagtgtagcccttggctaccaacctacctttgtatcgcactccatttttagcagcttgatcatctttctcaTTGGAAATCCACTTACaaccaattgtcttctttccttttggaagcagcacaagctcccaagtctggttctggtgaagagactgcatctcttcattcatcgcttTTGTCCATTCAATTTGTTCACTAgactgtatggcttctctgtaagtggttgggatctcaccccctttagctggtaatgcatatgtcacatagtctgcaaaACGTGTCGGTACACATTTCTCTtgtctcggtctgttggttgctattgattcgggttgacatggaggtaccgtgactggattatcaacctcatcttgtccatactttcccaacttctttgaagtaataaacttcACACTCTGTGAATCATCTAATGTTTCGCCATTactgctgccttcactggaatctttatgcttatgtgacttaagtatctcagattcgttgaatgttacatctctactgatgatcacctttttggactctatgcaccagagtctatccctttttacaccagtactaaagcccaagaattttgctttcttggctctaggatcaagcttactttttttagcatgatagtaagcaggacatccgaaaatgtgtaaagagtcataatcagtagcatgtatACCTCTTCACATTTCAGTGGGTGTCTTCCCGTCATTGGTAGCtgcgggtagtcggttgatgaggtggcaagCATATCTCACAGCTTCATATGTCACAgtttcagcccaaaattgtttactgaatccagcattcagtaacatacatcgcactttctctagtaAAGTACGATTTATTCGTTttgccacaccgttctgctggGGTGTATCTCGTACcatgaagtgtctgacaattccctctcttcGGCATACTTCCataaggggtctgaagtgtactcaccttcattatcagatctgagccacTTGATCTTCCTGCcagtctgagtctcaaccattttcttccaattaaggaagattttcagcacttcatctttattcttcatcgtatacacctaCACACGACAagaataatcatctacaaaagttacaaaccaatgcttacctcccaaagatgcattttggatAGGTACCCAAACATCggagtgcacatagtcaagtattccctATGTATCGTATACTgcagttccaaacttgatccgcctctgcttcgctaatacacagtgctcacagaaagacagtttaccagtcttggTACCTTTGAGTAAGTCTTGCTTCACCAGTGCTTGCAAAattttttctcctgcgtgttTCATACACATATGCCAAAAACTGGTGGTGTcagcatcagtctcatctagttTCTCACAGCATGTGGAAGCTCTCCCAACAATAGTACTTcattgcaagaagtacaagtttcctcgcctcaaacctttcattgccacctgaactctcattagtactttgagagttccgtcttcaatggtaattctgaatccctttgaatccagagatcccagtgagatgagattcttccgcaagtctggaatgtaccgaacttctgtcagagtcttgatgCTACCATtgtgcagctttaaccgaatgctacctattccctgagTCTTACAAGCACTGTCATTGTCCATAAGTACTACTCTACcctcaatctttgtgaagtcagtaaaccaatcccgattgggacacatgtgataggtacatttggaatccataatccattcatcggaatgacaaatggatgatgaacttatcaaggaaaaatttgaatcatcatctttgtccacgacattggctgtggagggttgattctgctgttgtcccttcagcttgggacaatccttcttctagtgtcctttgttgcgacaaaaggaacactcgtttCTGGCGAGCtttctgccgactgatgaaccacgtgatgtgacccgggttttcgattgaaaaTCGTTCTTCTTTCTGGGATACCTTGACTATGGTCTCCCTTTTActgttagcgcttcacttgatgtatcttgttgtacCTGCTTATTCTTTTTGTGGTACTCATTTCTAATTAAAGAGttagatacatcttcaaaactaatcttttccttcccatacagtaaagtagtaattaaatgctcatatgtattaggcaaggaatttaacaaaagtaaagcttatcttcatcttcgattttaacatccaagtttaacaaatcagcaagaatttggttataattattcagatgttcagacattgaaataccttcacaAAATTAGAATCTGAAGAGCTTATTCTTCAAATGCAAACGGCtttcaatgctcttcttcatgaacttatcctccaatttctacCAAAGTACcttagcatttgtctctctcatgacaaaatacttctgttttttggtaaggcataatcggattgtactacaagcttgagtattaagcttcttccaatcctgatcagtcatatcatctggctttccttcTAACgtaatatccaactcttgttggatcaaaatgtctatgacttcacactgccacatgccaAAGTTGCTTGTTCTATCGAACTTCTCAAtatcaaacttggcatttgacactaTGGATCGATGTCTAAAACTACTGACATTTTCAGAGCTCCTATCTCTTCTAGATCttttcatttgaatttagaaaatttagacacaaaatttcaaaattctaaccgtacggatgagtccagaatgatccaaatagttggaaagcactatttgatcgttgaaatcggactctaaatggcttagatcaagcccaaaatggatCTGGAAAATAGACGGTCCTGATCgtctggcgcgtgagatgcACGCGCGGCAACAGTGCTAGTGGGCGGTGAGTGGGCGCGTGTGGTACACGCGTAGGTTCCTCCTAGGGCGGGTGGGGGCGCGTGGACGAGTGGGTTTCACA
This is a stretch of genomic DNA from Carya illinoinensis cultivar Pawnee chromosome 3, C.illinoinensisPawnee_v1, whole genome shotgun sequence. It encodes these proteins:
- the LOC122304505 gene encoding serine carboxypeptidase-like 45 is translated as MGSTRVVTEGGDPCCHHSDILISTCPYVRFEGITNPASKPLVLWLNAGAFIEHGPFRPSGYNLVENEYSWNKETNMLYLESPAGVGFSYSSNKSFYSYVDDEITAQDSLLFLKLWFAKFPEYQNRDFFIAGESYTGHYVPQLAHLIVQSNVKFKLKGIAIETPLLEFAIDFNAPNEYYWSHGLISDAVYSLLSKYCNSSLMMREAINGGFLSPACTVVDTQLSRELSQSINIYYVIGDVCEQSSGQSQVETLYHPLQSRVETLSSFHSLSYASSHQLVRQSKEDVCAQENIDKYLNKKDVQQALHARLDGGPKWVLCSKVPKYDVRDREKPTTPVVGSLVMSGIWALVYSGDQDSVVPFTGTRTLVHGLAMELGLETTIPYRAWFEGKQVGGWTEVYGNILPFANIRGASHTAPASQPERSLTLFKGFIAGQPLPAT